TGCTGCTGCGTGTCCTGCTGGTCTAACTTAATCCCCCAGCAAGGGCAGGAGGAAGGTGGGACCAGGCCCACAGAAGTTTCCTAATGCCGCCCCGCCACCCCACTGGTGTGGCCCCTGGCTCGAATGACACTCCTGGCTATGACAATGGTGGACCTATGTGGGGAGCACAGGGCAGAGCATCCGGGTCCCTCTGTGGATGTTCCCTCCTCACAGGAAACGGAAGGTGGGGAGGGGCACTGCCCACAGTAACCCAGGGAACCTCAGGGGCCCCCGTGTCCTGCACAACACCAGGCTGGAGCTCAATACGTATCTGCTGAGCGCGTGAATGAGCAGATGTGTGTGAGAGAGGCCTCTGCCATGTAAGGACTGGAGACCAGGGAAGCGGGCAGGGCGGGGGGCCCACCGTGTGCGGATGCAGGAGGCCTCCACAGCGTTGATGAGCAGGGAGCGGAAACCCCCACTCTCCAGCACGTGCAAGGCATGGATGGTGGCCCCACCAGGAGAGCTGACGTTGTCCTTCAGCTGGCCTGGGTGCTGTTCTGAGTGCAGCAGCATCTTGGCAGCCCCCTGCAGCCAGAAGAAAGGCTGATGGCTGTGGGCACCCACCTGCCTCTGCAGGGCACTGCCCCAGCCACTGTAGCACACACTGACTCCCCACTTGGCTCCTCCCAGTGCAGCCCCAGGGCTCTGCAAAGAGTGGCCCCCCGAGAGGGTCAGGAAACACACTGACCAGGAGGGCCTGGGCCCCAAGGCGGACTGCCAGGCGCCTTGGAAGTCCCATCTTCACGCCCCCATCAGCCAGGGCATCCAGGGCTGTGAATGCCTGTGGGGAGAAGGCAACCTgagcctctctcctgggcttctcctccttcccttctgggCAAGCTCCAGTTCCCACAGCCTTGGAGCCCTCCACCCTGGCCCTCCCGGGGGGCAGAGACAGATGTGCCCTGTGGTCCCGGGAAGTGCCCGCCGCCGCCAGCTGCCCCCGAAGTCCTACGTAGGCGGGGCCGCTGCCACTGAGCCCCGTGACAGCATCGATCAGGTCCTCTTCCACCTCCGTGCAGAAGCCCACGCTGCTCAGCAGCTGCTCCAGGagcctcccatcctccacctggGCGTGCGTGCCTGTGGCATACACGGTGGCCCCCTCCCGCACCACGACTGGAGTGTTGGTCATGCAGCGGATGACCCTGGGGGCTGGCCGAAACGCTGACAGCTTCTGGAAGAGAAACCAGTGTGTCCGTCTGGCCTTGGACGCAGTGCCTAGATGCACTCACCCCACCGAGCAGTGCCCGAGCTCTCCCAGTGGGCCAGGACACTGCAACCCTTTTGCAGATGAAAATGAAGTACTGAGGGCCCAGGCTCTAGACATCCCCTCTCCACACCCCACTGGGCCTGCGGTGCTACCTTTTCAATGGAGCTGATGGTGACGCCGGCCGCGCAGGACACCACAATGTGCCTGTCCTCAATGTCGGCGCCTATTTCATCCAGGATGAAGGGGATGATGTGTGGCTTCACAGCCAGGAAGAGCACATCACTATGCTGCACTGTCTCCTTGTTGTGGGGTGTCAACTTCACCCCCATCTTCTGCAGGGGCAACAGGTGGGCTCAGCCTGGTCCCGTGGCTGTCTGCACCCCCACCAAGCCAAGAGCCCCACAGGTAGAATGGAACAGAGAATGCTGGAGTTGGGGGTGTGCAGGGTTGGGGGCTCAGGGCTCTCACCACCCCTTGATGACCCTTCCCACCCAGAAATGGAGGAAGAACTCTGTGTGGAATGTGTCCCTGTTGCAGACAGAAAAGGACCCTCCATCCACGCCACCGCCCTGCCCCCAGCCTGGGACTGCCGTCCCCCAGACCCAGCTCTCCACGTGGGAGTGGTGGTCTCAAGCAGCCCCCAGGTGTGTTCCTTGGCTGCCAGGCTGTGGCCCCACCTGCCAGGCCCCCAGAGGACCCCTCGAAACTTTAACCCTGTGCAGGGAACTCCATTCCAGAACAATATCCTCCTGTCAGCTGTACACACTCCCACCACCCAGGTCCCAAGAGCAATCAGCAGGGCGAGGAGGTGGGGTCCATGAGACCCCAGCCCAGGGCCCCTGCCCTCACTGGGGTGGGGGCTACAGCACACACTCCTGCCTCTCCACGCCCAGCCCCACAGGGACTCagtctcctttctccctttcacCTGCACCTACCCTGAGAGCAGAAACCGTGGCCAGGTCCATGTCTGGGGAGCTAGCCATTATCTTGTGGGCAGCCAAGACGCCTGAGGGAAGAAACAGTTCCTgttcagttttttgttgttgttgttgttgtttttgagatggaggctcgctgtgtcgcccaggctggagtgcaatggcgcaatctcggctcactgcaagctccgcctcccgggttcacgccattctcctgcctcaacctcccgagtagctgggactacaggcggccgccaccacgcccggctaatttttggtatttttagtagagacggagtttcactgtgttagccaggatggtctccatcttctgacctcgtgatccgcccgcctctgcctcccaaagtgctgggattacaggcgtgagccaccgcgcccggccggaaacgGTTCTTCTTCACGGCCAGTTctggcttccctccctccccattccCAGGAAGGAGAGTGAGACAGCACAGGTAAAGCCCCAAACACACAGAAGCTGCCAGTTCCCCCAGGACTCAGGCCTTGTGACCCAGCACCCACCTTcagcccccagccctgcagaagcGGAAAGGGGCAAGTCTCTTCCCCTGGGCCTCGCCGTCCCCCACCTGGGGGCCTACCTGCTGCTGTGAAGCCCTTGGCCAGGGCAAAAGCCAGCTGGCCAGCGCCGATGAAGCCCACGCTCATGCTGTCGGGAGACCCCGGCCCAAAGCCCCCACAGACGGCACCGGCTCTGCGGGACGAGACCGGCAGGATCGAGAGCAAGTTAGGGGGGCAGTGCCAGCCTGGCCGCTCCTCCTGCAGCCGGGTGCCCACCTCCCCTGATCCCAGCTGGTCTAACTTTCCACTTTGCTGTCCGGCCCGTTAACTGCTTCGGGGCCCCCAGTCAGAGCGGCGGTGCCTGGCCTGCTGCCTAGCGTCCCGCACCCACTGGAGGGGTGGAGGTTCCGCAGAAGAAATGACTGGGAAGGGGGAAAAGTACGGGGAGGGCCCGGCGCCTAGGGGTCCCCCGTCTGGGTTCCCACCCCGCCCGGAACTGGGCTGCCGTCGCGCCCCACCCGGCGACCGCCGCCCACC
The window above is part of the Symphalangus syndactylus isolate Jambi chromosome 14, NHGRI_mSymSyn1-v2.1_pri, whole genome shotgun sequence genome. Proteins encoded here:
- the PYCR1 gene encoding LOW QUALITY PROTEIN: pyrroline-5-carboxylate reductase 1, mitochondrial (The sequence of the model RefSeq protein was modified relative to this genomic sequence to represent the inferred CDS: inserted 1 base in 1 codon), with the translated sequence MVGGGRRVGRDEPVPSVGALGXGSPDSMSVGFIGAGQLAFALAKGFTAAGVLAAHKIMASSPDMDLATVSALRKMGVKLTPHNKETVQHSDVLFLAVKPHIIPFILDEIGADIEDRHIVVSCAAGVTISSIEKKLSAFRPAPRVIRCMTNTPVVVREGATVYATGTHAQVEDGRLLEQLLSSVGFCTEVEEDLIDAVTGLSGSGPAYAFTALDALADGGVKMGLPRRLAVRLGAQALLGAAKMLLHSEQHPGQLKDNVSSPGGATIHALHVLESGGFRSLLINAVEASCIRTRELQSMADQEQVSPAAIKKTILDKVKLDTPAGTSLSPSGHTKLLPRSLAPAGKD